The genomic interval TGGCCGAGAGAGGATCGAACGTCGGCATCGAGATTGGATCGGAACTGCAGATCGTTCGTGATCCCGACCAGCCCGAGCCGCACATTATCAATGTCGACGCGCGAGAGTTCATAAAGGACGTAATCGTCGTCGCCGATCGCGTCGATCTCGTCGAGGACCAGAATGATCGTCCCACCGATCTTCTCGAGTTCTTCGAGGACTTTTTCGACGAGTGTCTTCCGCTGGTAGCCGGTCGGTTTGTCTTCTCCGGGGCCGCGACGGACTTCTCGAATGTCTTTGACCAACTGACGGAGGACGTGATACGAGCTATCACATCCTTTACAGCGAACGTGGACGGTGGTCAGATCAACTTCGTTCTCGGTTGCCCAGACCTCGAGCTGTCGGGTTTTGAGCTCGACACCGACGGTCTTTCCCTGACCAGTCGGTCCGTAGATGAGGCAGTTGTGAGGAGTGCCACCCATCGTCACGGGACGCAACGCCATATGAAGCTCGCTGAGTTCGTCTTCTCGCTCCGGAAGTTCGGTCGGACGGTACGTCTGAGGGTCGGGTTTGAGGACATCAATATCGTCGACGATTGTCGTTGGGGCCTCAAACGATTCCATACATGAGACAGATCCCGACCACATATAAAACCCCCTGCCATAGTGAACAGAGTGAAGGGGGACGTGGCAGAGTGTAATTCCGGATCCGCTTGCTGTCTGTCGATCTACTTTCTCACACGGGGGGAGGGGTGGCCAGAGTGTAAATTTGTTCAGACAGAGGGGGAGGGGGGCGGACGGCGATTCGGTATAACTTAAAGCAATGAATTTATTGGCGTGTTCGCATCTGAGAGTCTATCGCTAAGATGTTGTTTTTAGCTGTTATAGGATATGCTATGGCGTTTTATGGTATTGTTCTACTACACTACTACTACTAGAAATAGTAAAATATATAATAACGTGAATAGCGTAGACGTGACCGCACCAGAAGTGTTGGTTCTACAGAACGCGTACGTACGGCCGCCTTTTGCGTATTTTGTGGCTCCAGCGGCTTTCGTACTACCTCCACCTCCGGTTCGTGTGGACCGAGGGGGAGGGGGGTCTCTCTGAGCGATTTACACTCTGGACCCCCCTCCCCCTCCCCCTCCTCCCCCATATTGCCACCTCCCACTCTTCACATCGGAAACGTGGTGTGTCTCGACAGGCTCGTCTCGACAGGCTCGCCTCGACAGGCTAACTGTGCCACAACATAACCGCCGCCCGAAAACTGTGTCACAATACAACCGACGCCCGAAAGCCGACTACGCGAAGGCCGACTACGCGCTATTCTGTCAGTCGCTCGTTTTGCTGTGCACTTTCGCTCGTGGCAGTTCGCTGCTGGCGCACCCGTGCCAGCGCCTCGAAGTAGTGGTCGATCTCGCGGTCCCGTTCGTCCAGAATCGTCTCTAACTCCCGCCGAGAGAGTTCGACCGGGAACGTCATTGCAACCTTGACGTCTTCGCCGTCGAGGCCGATCATCACCTGTCGGTCGCCGCCGTCGCGGTGCCAACTGACGTGTACCTGCTCTGGATCAATCGTCGACATCTTACTCGACCGTGACACTTTTGGCCAGATTTCGGGGCTTGTCGATCGGGCGATCCAGATGATCGGCGACGTGGTACGCGACGAGTTGCAGTTGGACGTTCGCTAGAACGGCAGCGATGTCGGGGTGAGCGTCGGGAATCGTCAGCGTGGCGTCGGCGGTGTCGATCACCTCGTGGTTGGTCTCGCTGACGACCGCGATCACCGGCGCCCCGCGAGCTTGCACCTCGCGGACGTTGCTTAGCGTCTTTTCGGTGTGCCGACCGGTGAATACGGCGAACACCGGTGTGTTCGGCGTCACAAGCGCGAGCGGCCCGTGTTTGAGCTGTCCGGCGGCGAACCCCTCCGCGTGCTCGTAGGTGATCTCCTTGAACTTCAGCGCGCCTTCGCAGGCGACCGGGTGAGCGACGCCGCGGCCGATGAAGAAATACGAGTCCATCCCGCGATAGCGGTCGACGACCTCCATCGCGCGGGTCTCGTCGAGCACACGTTGGACCGCATCGGGAAGCGTCGACAGCTCCGCGAGCAACTGGTCGTCCTCACCGCCGGCATCTGCCACGTCGCCGGCGATCCGTTCGGCCAGCAGCGCAAGCGTTGCGACTTGCGAGGAGAACGTCTTCGTCGCGGCGACGCCGATCTCCGGCCCGGCGCGGATGAACATCGCGTCGTCGCACTCTCTGGCAGCCGTCGACCCGACGACGTTGGTCAGCGCCAGCGTGCGAGCGCCCCGTTCGGCAGCTCGGCGCAGCGACTCTAAGGTATCTGCGGTCTCGCCGCTCTGGGTGACGCCGATGACCAGCGTGTCGTCATCGACGGGTGCGGGCGCCATGGCGTACTCGCCGGCCCGAAACGTCTGGGCGGCGACGCCGCGCCGGGCGAGCAACTGTTGGCCGTACAGCGCCGCGTGGTAGCTCGTTCCGCATGCGACGAACTGGATCGCAGAAACGTCGGTAAACGTGCCCGGCGGACACGCTTCGAGGCTGACACCCTCCGGGTTGTTCTTCTCGCTGTTCGCCCCGTTCGACCCCGCGTTGATGTCGCCTGAACCGTCCGCAACGTTTCCATCGCTGTCGTTCCCGCTGTCGATTTGCCTGCCGCTGTCGTCCGTGTCGTCGATCCGCCCCTCGACCGTCTGGGCCAGCGCGGTGGGTTGCTCGCTGATCTCCTTGCGCATGTAATGGTCGTACCGGCCCTTCTCGGCATCTTCGGCGACCCAGTCGACCGTCCGGACTTCGCGGTCCAGCGGCCGCCCGTCAGCGTCGACGATCTCGTACCCGTCCTCGGTGATCGACACGACATCGCCGTCTTCGAGGTAGACGACGCGGTCGGTGAACTCCAAGAACGCGGGGACATCGCTTGCGAGGTAGTGGCAATCCTCGTCGATCCCCAACACCAGCGGCGAGCCCTGCCGCGTGGCGTAGACGGCGTCGCCGTCGGCAGTCATCGCGGCGATGGCGTAGCTTCCCTGTAGCTGCGTGGCCATCCGTCGGAACGCGATGTCGAGCGCCAGCCCGCGGTCGACGTGCTCTTCGAGCAGATGAGGAATCACTTCGGTGTCGGTGTCGCTCTCGAACCGATGGCCGCGCTCGCGGAGATCGGCTTTGAGCGCTTCGTGATTCTCGATAATGCCGTTGTGGACGACGGCGATTTCCTCCGTGCAGTCGGTGTGTGGGTGGGCGTTTTCGTCCGTCGGCGGCCCGTGGGTGCTCCAGCGCGTGTGCCCGATCCCCATTGATCCCGAGGGTGGAGACCGCTCGATGCGATCTTTCAGGCGGTCGATTTTCCCCTCGCGCTTGTGGACCGAGAGGCCGTGACCGTTGCGAACTGCAACGCCAGCGGAGTCGTAGCCACGATACTCTAGGTTTTCGAGGCCGGTCAGCAGTTCGTCGACGGCGTCGCCGCGACCGACTCGTGCGGTGATGCCACACATCGGTTATCGAACCTCCGTGCCGGCGTCTGTCTGTCTGCCGCCGTGGTCGCCGCCCTGTCTGCCGCCGTGGTCGCAGCCGTCAGTCTCGCGGACGCGTGCGGGCCGGATGGACTGGGTGTGGCCAAGCCGGTTGTTGCGGACAGGCTGCCGGCTGTTGCGGATAGGCTGGCTGTTGCGGGCAGGCTGGTTGTTGCGTGTGTGGTGCGTTCGGTCGTCTCGTGAGTGCGTTTCGGACATGGATTTCTCGCGCGGTACGCCCCGGCGGTGCCGGGAACCGGATACTGACCCTGTCCGTTGGGGCGCCCTTTGTTATTGATCAGGTGCCATTACGGCAGAACATCCCTAGCACGGATAGGTTGGTTTTAGGACCTGTGAACGGTCTGTGACGCGGCTCACTGACCAGAACAGCAAGCCTCCCCTAGCTCGCCACGCCCACTAGCTCGTCACATGCCTAGCTCGCCATTGAGTGCGCCACAGCACAGCCCGACAGCGCTGCGATCATGCCCAACACGATCGCCGTCTGGATCCACGCAGCGGGGAACAGCCCGGCCTGTCCGATCAGAAAGAGCCCGGCACCGATGAGCGTGATGCTCAGGTAGTACCGCGGCCAGACGGTCTCATCGTTGCTCTGGTTGTCGAGGTACTCGTCGAGTTGGTCGGCGTTCTCGCCCAACTCGATCGTTCCGCGGTTGCGATCGAAGGCGACGATGTCGGCGTCGTCCATCTTCGGTAGGTGGCACTGATAGAGCCCGACGTACACCCGCTTTCGCTCCCCCGAGGTCAGCGCTGCGACCGATTTGTCGTTTTCGAGCGCGGCGACATGTTCCGCGAGCTCGCCGAGGTCGACGGAGTCGTTCTCCTCTCGCCTGACGTATCGCAGTACGAGCCGCCTGCGCTTGTTTTTCAGTATCTCGAAGACGATGTCGAGCGGCAGCGGCTCGGGCTCGACCGCTTGCTCTTCTTCAGCCTCTTCGTTCTGTTCACCGTCGCCCCCGTCGCCCGTGCGTTCCGTCTCCGGAACGTCCAGATCACTGCTGGTCATACACCCCGTTCTCGTACATTGCCACCACTTGGTTCGTTGTGTGCTCGCACGATTCGTACATCCCCATCATGTTCTCTCGGTGACTTGCTGTCGTTTCTCCCCGTAGACAGACCGTTGTGTCCGTCGCCGTCGTTCTGTACGATTGAGTAATCAACCCCCCTCATTTTAAAGTTAATTAAACCAAGGTGATGCTTCCGAAGTTTCTTGAGTGGGTCTCCCTACTCGCTGCAACTGACTCGCTACTCGATCGCTGTCATAGGTAGGTCGCCGCTACGAGTTTCGGCATCGAGAGGTCGTGTCCGACTCGTATCGCCGCTACGGCGCCGCCAGTGATCTACTGGCGGGCCACCGCGATGATCGACCGCCTCGACCGTCGAGTAGGTCATCGCTACCGACAGTTTCGATTGACAAGGAAACGTATACTTACATCCGGGAGGCGAGCAGTTCGACAGCGATGTCGGAGAACGACGGTCCCGAACTAGGTGACACATCGCTCGACGCGTCTGCTGACCGCGGCGACGCCGCTATCGGCTTCGATCAGTTGTTTTCGCTCCTTGCGAGCGCTCGACGCCGACACGCACTGTACTGTCTCGCGGCGGCGACGGCGTCGTCGACGTTGACTACGGCCGAACTGGCAGACCGGCTCGCCGTCCTCGAAGCACGCGCAACGGACGACCGACCCTCGCGTACCGAGATTGAACTGACGCTGCGTCATTCCCACCTTCCAAAACTCGACGACGCCGACGTGATCGACTACGATCCCGAGCAGTCGGTCGTGCTCTATCGCGGTGGACGACGTGCGGATCGGTGGATCGACCGAGTAATGGACGCAGAACTCGCCACGACACCGGACTGAACGGTCGTTTTTGCTGTAATCTCGGCGTTTTCGCCACAATGTTTTTATCGCCCGAGGTATTCTACCATATGACAGGGATGCGTTCCCGAGTAGCCGTGGTGCCAGCAACCCACTTGCCCCCATGAAAGATACAGACTACCACGCCGGCCGCGGCGGGCCCAGCTCCGACGAGCATCGATTCGAGTGGGACGAGGACGCTCCGCCCAGCGTTGCCGTCATTGAGGCGGTCGCGTCTATCTCCGATCGTGACCCGATCGAACTGGATCCATTACACGGATACGTCGACCCCGACGCTCTCGACGCCATCTTCGAGCGCGACGACGCCAACCCCGTGATCGGTCGGGTTTCATTTCGATTTGAGGAGCATCTCGTCGTCGTCAACAGCGCTGGCGAGATTCTCGTGTACCCTCCGTGACCACGCTCCGATTTCTGTCATCGCCTCGTGACTCTGGTCGTCGTTTAGCCGCCGCACCACTTCCCCGGAAGAAATTGGGCCGCGAGCGTGCCGCCGAAGCCGAGCATCGCAACCATCTCAACTGCAGTGTTCTCTCGCGGCGTTACTGTTCGCCCATCGCCTCGACTTGCTCTTGATATCGGTTCCTGATCGTGACGACGGTGACCTGCGCCACGTCGGCGACCTCCCGTTGGGTGAGCTCCTGATCGCAGCGCTGGGCAGCCAGATAGATCGCCGCTGCCGCACAGCCCGTTGGGGATTTCCCGGAGTGGAGACCGCTTTTGACGGTCACGTCGACAATTTCCTTTGCGAGCTGTCGGACCTCTTCGTCGATCTCGAGTTGGGAGCAAAACCGCGGCAGGTACTGCTTGGGATCGACCGGCTCCATCACGAGATTCAACTGCTGAGAGATGTGTCGGTACGTCCTTCCGATCTCCTTTCGCTCGACTCGGGAGACCTCCGCGACTTCGTCGAGACTGCGAGGGATCTCTTCCTGCCGACAGGCGGCATACAGCGCTGCCGTCGCGACGCCCTCGATCGAGCGCCCTCGGATCAGGTCGGCGTCGAGCGCCTTCTGGTAGATGACGCTTGCGACCTCTCGGACCGAGTGTGGCACGCCGAGCGCGCTCGACATCCGCGAGATTTCCGAGAGCGCCTGTTTGAGGTTTCGCTCACCGGCATCGCCGGTTCGGATCCGCTGTTGCCACTTGCGCAGCCGTCGCATTCGGCTGCGCTGTTCCGGTCTGATCGTCCGTCCGTGGGCGTCCTTGTCTCGCCAGTCGATTTTGGTCGTCAGCCCCTGATCGTGCATCAACTCGGTCGTCGGTGCACCCACGCGGGAGCGCTCTTGACGCTCTGAGTGGTTGAACGCCCGCCACTCCGGGCCGTAGTCGATTGTCTCGTCTTCGACGACCAGACCGCACTCGTCGCAGACGAGCTCGTGCCGATCGGAGTTGTGAACGAGCGTTCCCGAGTTACACTCGGAACACGTCGACCCTTCGCGGGCCTCCTCTTCTGTTTCGTCCCCGTGTTGCTTCGGTCGGCTGTATGTGTTTATTTTTGACATGGTTGCGTCGGAGCCGTTCGTCCCCTCGAGGATACATTTATATTGGATGGCACCGCTGAGGGGTACTTAATCATCAGTGCTGTTCGTTAGCGTAACGGCGTCTCGCACCCTTAGTTATAAACTCGCTACAGCGAACCGCTGCGAACGTCCGGAAGCTTACCGCGGCGGCGGATTATACGGTGTCTACGCTAAGTATGCACTACCGACCTCACGCTGCGCGTAGTGCGCCGACATGACAACGAACTGCCTCCCGACTCCACGGAGTCGCTTCGGTCAGTTGCTGACAGCAGACAGTGCCGCTACTTCGATCTCACTAACTGGCCCCAAACGTCCGGTGGCAGCGACGGTGTGTTCGTTCTCTCCCACAGTGCCCGTAGAAATAACTCTATACCATACATTATTTTTATTTTATACTTCAATCGACAGCTGTCGAACCTCGGACCGGGAGTCACAGTAATAAATCACGGCACAGTCGATCACCAGCACTGCGTTGTTCGCGGACTCCAACGGCCAACATCGAAACACCTCCGACGAATCGTTCGCTGATCGCTTGCGCTCCTCCGGAGGCCGGGCTTTTGACAGCTGTTAGCTGCAGTATATACAAACCGTGCGCGAACCCATCCCGCATAGTACGTTCGGAGAGCACGTACGGTGTTTCCGTCTGGCTTCTGTCCGTTCTCCAGCCTTGTTTCTGTCCGTTCTCCGGCCTTGTTTCTGTCCGTTCTCCAGCCTCGCTCTGTCGGCTCCCGAGTCCCGTTTCTGCCCATTTTTGGGCTGTCGCGGTGATCACCGTCTAATCAATCGGGAGCCGAAGCACGAGGCGATGCCACTGCTCTGTTCCACCTACTGCCTACCTGCTCGTCTTCCCTGCATCTCACCCCGATTACACCAAAGCACCATCTATATATTCCTGTTGGAAATATTTCACACTACCTTTTTATACGAACAGTTGACAACTCATCGTATGCAAACGTTATCTGTACAGGGGCGATCCGGGTGACCGACCGAGACCGCGATCACACTGCGAACGAGACACCGGACGGAGGCGACCGAGGACTAGAACCGGGGCGTCCGAAAGACTGTCCGCTCGCTCCCGGGTCTAGCTCGAGACAGGTCAAGCCACTGCGAACGTGGACACTCGTTGACGACGACGCTACTGTTACGGTTCCGCACACTTGGAACGACGCGGATGCAGTCGACGGCACTACCGGCTACGAGAAGACGACAAAGCGGTACCGGACTACGATTCAGCCGCCAAGTGAGGACGATCGGCGGCTGTTTCTCCACTTCGAAGGCGCAAACAGGACTGCGACTGTCGAGATCGACGGCGAATCCGTAGCGACCCACGAAGGCGGCTACACCGCTTTCACCGTCGACGCGACCGACCACGTTCGATCGGACGAGCCGACGCCCGTCACCGTCACTGTCGACAACACCGACGACGCGGACGTTCCGCCGCTCGGCGGCGACTTCACGTTCTACGGCGGCCTCTATCGGCCCGTCTGGCGCGTCGAAACTGCCGACGTTCACATCGACGCGACCGACCACGGCTCCGCCGGCGTGTTCGTCGACACGCCAGTCGTGTCGTCAGACCGGGCGCGCGTCCGCGTTCGAACAACCGTTGTCAATGACCGTTCTGTCCCCGTCGACGCGGAACTCTCTCATCGTGTTCTCGACGCCGCTGGGAACGTCGTCACGACGATTTCGGAGTCACACGCCATTCCAGCCGGTGAAAGCGACGTCTTCGACATAGGGTGTCTCGTCGACGATCCGATGCTGTGGCAGCCCGACGAGCCCTACTGCTACTCTCTCGACACGACGGTAGCAGTTGAGGGTGACGCCGTCGATCGACTCCGATCGACGTTCGGAATTCGGGAGTTTGCGGTCGAAGACGGTCGCATCACGCTCAACGGAGAGCCGATCGCTCTTCGCGGCACCAGCCGCCACCAGAACATGGCGGGTGCCGGAAATGCTCTTTCGAACGCCCAGCACGCTGCAGATGTCGATCGGATCGCAGCGACCGGCGCGAACTTCCTTCGATTGGCCCACTACCCCCAATCTCACGCTCTCCTCGACGCTGCCGACGAGGCTGGTCTGATCCTCTGGGAGGAGATCCCTGTCGTCAACGAGGTCACGGACTCGACGGCGTTCGTCGAAAACTCCCGGCGCATGATCCGTGAGATGGTGCGTCAGCACTACAACCATCCTTCGATCGGCATCTGGGGGTTTATGAACGAACTGTTCATCCACACCGATGCCGATGACGAAGCAGCGGTCGACACTGTCCGCGAGCAAGCCGCCGGCCTCGACGAACTGCTCCGAACTGAGGATCCCTCCCGGCCGACAGCGATGGCGTGTCACTACGACGAGGCCTACGCGGAAGCCGGACTCACCGAGATCCCCGACGTTCTCGGTTGGAATATGTATGTCGGATGGTACTACGAGGAACTCGACGCGGTCGGGGATGTCATCGACGAGTGGTTCGACACCGGGCCCGAGCAGGCCGAGATGGTGAGCGAGTACGGCGCCGGTGCGGACGCACGGCTTCACACCCACGAGCCGACGGCGTGGGATTTCACCGAGGAGTTCCAGAGCGAGTTTCACCGCCAGCACATCGCCGCGTTCGACGACCGCCCCGAACTGGCGGGCACGGTACAGTGGAACGCGTTCGACTTCTCGGCACCCATCCGCGACGATACGATCCCGGATATCAACCAGAAGGGTCTGATGACCTACGACAGGCAGCCGAAAGCGCCGTATCACCTCTACAGGGCGTGGCTGTCGGACGACCCGACGATCCATATCGCAACGCGCAATTGGGACCGCCGCGCCGAGCGCGGCGTCGCACATCCGATCACCGTCTACAGCGATCTCGAATCGGTCGAACTGACAGTGAACGGTCGGTCGGTCGGCAAGCAGGCGCCCGGCGACGGCTACACCGCTACTTGGGAGATCTCGCTTTCGTCCGGGGAGAACACGCTGGTCGCCGAAGGACACACGCCAGACGGCACGACGGTTACCGACCGGGCCTCAGTCCAGCTCATTCCGTTCGATGTCGCCGCCACGGACGACATCCCCGAACAGGGGCTCTCGATCAACGTCGGCTCCCACCGTGACTTCGTGACCGACGATCGACTCTGGGCTTCCGGCGGCCCGTACGACGACCGCGGGTGGGGGCACGTCGGCGGGACTACTGAGTCGAGTCTCGACCGCATCAACGGCACTGACGCCATCCCCCTGTATCAGCACTGGGTGGACGGCCTCGACAGATATCGTCTTGATCTTCCCGAGGGAAGCTACCGGCTGGAACTTGGCTTCTGTGAACTCGTTCACGACGACCCCGGACAGCGGGTCTTCGATGTCACTGTCGGTGACTCCGTTCTCGTAGCCGACTTCGATCTCGTGGATGCCGTCGGCCCGAGCACCGCCGTTTCTTTCGACACGACTGTCACCGTTGACGATGATCCCTTGTTTGTCGACTTTGCGGCCAGCGCGGGGACGCCGCTACTGAACACTTTGTCCGTCGACTCTATTTAACGCTACAATTACTATTCGACACTATTGTCTTGTTTCTGTCATAATTTCACAGTCCTACTGAAATCCCATAGAGGCTATCGGCTACTAACCAAAGACTGCTTTATTCCGATCCTAATATTGAACTTATATATTTTCAGGACTAGAAATGTTCAATCTCTAAAACAGATTCGGTAAATAGAACTCATTATTCCAATAGAGATTCTCAATGTCCTTGTATGAGTAAAGAAACATTAATGTCTAGATTGCTGTTATTTATAAAATATTTTAGTAATCAACAAACCATATATTTCTCACCAGCCTCGTCACGATCGAAGCTCGGGGGGACAGTCCCTCTTCTTCTTCCTCTTCTTCTCGGTCCTTTTGACACCGAAACTACTATTCGCCTGCCCGAGAAAACAGGTCATAATGAACGATCGTAGTTCCGGTCCCGGACCTGCACCCAAAGTCGCACGCATCATTCAAAAATACGACCTCGACGGGTTCGGTGACGAACTCGAAGCACGCTGGACACAGCCGGACGACAGGGAGAGTCTCCGAGACCTCGCCGATCGGCTCAACGAGCACGTCGTCCGCGCTGCGCTGGCAGACGCAGACGTCGAGACGCTTACTGACGACGTTCAGCATCTATACGAGATCCTCAACGGCGACGCCGGCAGCGCGGGCGAGCAGACACAGGTCGCGCGGCGTCTGGAACGTCAGGGCGTCGATGTCGACTCGTTGACTGACGACTTCGCCTCCTACCAGGCTGTTCGGACCTATCTGACGAACTATCGCGGTGCCTCGCTTCCCGACGGTGACGACGAGGAGGTCAGAGAAACTGAAGCCCAAAACGTCGAACAGCTTCGCCAGCGGACTGCCACGATCACCGACAGCAAGGTCGACCGTCTCGTGAACACTGACCGTCTGGAGATCGGCCCCCACCGCATCCTCGCCGACGTTCAGGTTCTCTGTGAGTCCTGTGGGAAGCAGTACGACGCTGCCGAACTGTTCCGGCGTGGGTCGTGCGAGTGCGGCGGGAAACCCTAACAGGACAACTTCTGTTATGAGTTTTATCTCTCGCCGTCAGAAAGCCTAACAAAACAACTTTTGTTATGGGACCGCCCCGGACCGTCTCTCTCAGATTTCGCGGATCCGGTCGTGGCGGTCCGGCAGCGCTGCGGAGTCTTCGGGCAGGAGCGCAACGACGAGGAAGTCGGTAAACTCCTCGAAGTGTTCGATCAGCAGGGCGATCCGGTCGGAGTCGATGGCTTCCAGCGAGTCCAGTAGCATGAACGGCACCGTCTCGTACACCTCGTGGGCGAGATAGCCCGCCAGCGCGAACACCAGCCCCGTCACCTCGCGCTCGCTCTCGCTGAGGTGGTCGATCGTGTCCTCGTAGGCCTGCCCGTCGTCGGTGCTCCGGACGACGTGCAGCGAGAACGAGGCCTGCTCGACGCCGCGTCCGCCCGAGCTACCTGTGTCTGCCACTCGCTCGATCCAGATCCGGGCGAGGTTGTCGTACGCGAGCACGTCGAGCAGTGCGTCCATCTGCTCGTTGAACGAGTCGATCGCGTCCTGCTCGATGCGCTCGATGCGCGTCCGTAGCGTCTCGAGTTCCTCGACGATCTCCTCGCGTCGCTCCTTGAGTTCGGATTCCGTTTCGAGTTCGGCTTCGATCTCTTCGATCTCCTCGACTGTGGTTTCGAGCTCTCGCTCCAGTCGTCCGAGTTCGAACTCGAGCTGGTTCGCCCGCTTGTTCAGATCCAGCAGGCTTTCTCCCTCGTCGGCGTCGTCCTGTTCGCTCGTCTCGGATTCGAGTTCGTCGACCTCGTCTTCGACGAGCTCGATGTCGGCTTCTAGCTCCGAGCGCTGTTCTCGTAGCTCCTCGATCCGTTCTTCTCGCGTTTCGATCTCGTTGTCCGCGCTTTCGATCTCTCTTGTCAGCCGCTCCTTGCGCTCTCGCACTTGCTCGATTTCGTCGCGATCCGCTCGAAGCGTTTCGATCTCGTCCTCGACCTGTTTTTGCTCGTTGAGCTTCGATTGCTGGAGCGATCGAACCCGGTCGATCGTCGCTTCGATCGTCTCCCGCTCGACCTCGGATCCGCACGTCCAGCACGTCACGACCCCGTCGTCGACCAGCTGATCGGTCAACGTCCCGCTATCGTCCTCCGTCGAGAGCGCTTCGCGCACTTCCGGGTGGGTTCCCTCGAGCATCTCCTCGTTGAACTGGACGATGTTTTGGAGCTGTCGCACCGCCTCATCGAGGCTCTGCTCGCGGCTCTGTAGTCGCTCGATCTCGGCCTCGATCTCGCTCACGTCTCTCGTATCGTCGACCGATAGCGCTTCGCGCTCGTCGAGCAGCTCCGCACGATTGTCCTGTATCGCTTCGAGGCTCTCGCGTTCGGTCTCTAGGTCGAACCGTACGTCTTCGAGCGACGACCGCAACTCGCTCAGTTCGTCGAGCTTCTCGTCTAACTCGTCGGGTTTGTCGCTTTGCTCTTGTTGTTCGGCGTCCGTCGCTTCGATCGTCTCCTGTACGTCCTCTAGCTCCGAGCGCTTGTCGTCGATCTTCGATTCGAGCTTCGTCCGTTCTTCTTCGAGTTCGGGCAACCTATCCTTCAGGTCGTCGAGCCGTTCGATGTCCTGTGTGATCTCTCGCTTCTCGTTCGCTCGACGCCGTATGTTGGATTCGATCGCTTCGGTGTCGACGGGCTGGAGGATGATCTCCCGCAGGTCGCCTTTCGTCATCACCGCCCTTCGCGCGTCGTTCGACTCTAGGAGAAACGCGAACAGCTCGGCCTGTTGTGGGTCTTCGAGGTACGGCTCACCGTCCGTGACGATGCTGCTGCCCGCGCGAGTGAGCGTCCTGTCGTACGTTTCGCCGCCGATCTCCAACTCGGCACGGCCTTCCTCTGCGTCGGCTTTCAGCGTCGCGGCGTCGCTCCCGAGCGCCGCCATGAATGCCTGTAGCAGCGACGTTCGGTTCGTCGCGTTGCGTCCGGTCAGCGCCGTGACGCCCGGTTCGATAGATAGTTCGGTTTCGTCGATCCCGCCGACGTTTCGCACGCGGAGGGTAGCAGTCTGTTGTTTTGGTTGCTTTTGGGACATTATGCTATGTTGTCCCGGGCGAGTTGAAAAAGCCTTGGGGTAGCGGCTCCGATCGTTCGGGGCCCGGTCGGCGTTTGCGGCGAGTCAATCGCTACCGGCGCTCAGGCGTATCTGAGTTTGATGCTGATCGTCTGTGCGATGTTGGTCAGGCGCTCCGGGATCGTCTCCTCGAATCGCTCTCCGGTCATCCGACTGATCGGGGCGGCGACGCTGATCGCCGCGTCGGGCTGATCTCCCTCCTGTGTGATCGGTGCAGCGACGCTCCGAATACCTTCGATTCGCTCTTGGCGGCCGTATGCCATCTCTTCCTCTCGAATCTGGTCTAGCTCCGTCAGTAGCTCTTCGCGCGACGTGATCGTATTCGGGCCGTGTTCGTCGAGCCCCCGTCGCTCAATGACGTCCTCGACGCGCTCCTCGGGAAGACTTGCGAGGATA from Natronoarchaeum philippinense carries:
- a CDS encoding DUF7344 domain-containing protein, with protein sequence MSENDGPELGDTSLDASADRGDAAIGFDQLFSLLASARRRHALYCLAAATASSTLTTAELADRLAVLEARATDDRPSRTEIELTLRHSHLPKLDDADVIDYDPEQSVVLYRGGRRADRWIDRVMDAELATTPD
- a CDS encoding transcription initiation factor IIB, translating into MSKINTYSRPKQHGDETEEEAREGSTCSECNSGTLVHNSDRHELVCDECGLVVEDETIDYGPEWRAFNHSERQERSRVGAPTTELMHDQGLTTKIDWRDKDAHGRTIRPEQRSRMRRLRKWQQRIRTGDAGERNLKQALSEISRMSSALGVPHSVREVASVIYQKALDADLIRGRSIEGVATAALYAACRQEEIPRSLDEVAEVSRVERKEIGRTYRHISQQLNLVMEPVDPKQYLPRFCSQLEIDEEVRQLAKEIVDVTVKSGLHSGKSPTGCAAAAIYLAAQRCDQELTQREVADVAQVTVVTIRNRYQEQVEAMGEQ
- a CDS encoding HalOD1 output domain-containing protein yields the protein MKDTDYHAGRGGPSSDEHRFEWDEDAPPSVAVIEAVASISDRDPIELDPLHGYVDPDALDAIFERDDANPVIGRVSFRFEEHLVVVNSAGEILVYPP
- a CDS encoding DUF7344 domain-containing protein, translated to MTSSDLDVPETERTGDGGDGEQNEEAEEEQAVEPEPLPLDIVFEILKNKRRRLVLRYVRREENDSVDLGELAEHVAALENDKSVAALTSGERKRVYVGLYQCHLPKMDDADIVAFDRNRGTIELGENADQLDEYLDNQSNDETVWPRYYLSITLIGAGLFLIGQAGLFPAAWIQTAIVLGMIAALSGCAVAHSMAS
- a CDS encoding glutamine--fructose-6-phosphate aminotransferase, producing MCGITARVGRGDAVDELLTGLENLEYRGYDSAGVAVRNGHGLSVHKREGKIDRLKDRIERSPPSGSMGIGHTRWSTHGPPTDENAHPHTDCTEEIAVVHNGIIENHEALKADLRERGHRFESDTDTEVIPHLLEEHVDRGLALDIAFRRMATQLQGSYAIAAMTADGDAVYATRQGSPLVLGIDEDCHYLASDVPAFLEFTDRVVYLEDGDVVSITEDGYEIVDADGRPLDREVRTVDWVAEDAEKGRYDHYMRKEISEQPTALAQTVEGRIDDTDDSGRQIDSGNDSDGNVADGSGDINAGSNGANSEKNNPEGVSLEACPPGTFTDVSAIQFVACGTSYHAALYGQQLLARRGVAAQTFRAGEYAMAPAPVDDDTLVIGVTQSGETADTLESLRRAAERGARTLALTNVVGSTAARECDDAMFIRAGPEIGVAATKTFSSQVATLALLAERIAGDVADAGGEDDQLLAELSTLPDAVQRVLDETRAMEVVDRYRGMDSYFFIGRGVAHPVACEGALKFKEITYEHAEGFAAGQLKHGPLALVTPNTPVFAVFTGRHTEKTLSNVREVQARGAPVIAVVSETNHEVIDTADATLTIPDAHPDIAAVLANVQLQLVAYHVADHLDRPIDKPRNLAKSVTVE